AGTCTTTATGCCAAAAAGTTTATTCGTCAGGGAGAAAAACGTAAATGCACCGCGCacgtaatattttaaattattaatacgtACGTTTACATGCATACGTACATACGTAAATGCACCGGCGTACGTTTACATCGAGAAAAATCTTAAGTAGCATACTacaatgattatttaataataatactaataattcaAATTACATATTGAGACCTTATTTTGATACAAAAacagtttcatctcattttattattacaattttcttaaattttcatagaaaatataataaacaactcaacttttttaaatctcaaaataataataatattaaaaaataatattctaacaatattttatttaacttttaattttcatctaaaatcatctcatctactATCCAAATGGACATGAATATCTAATGAAAACTCACAAGTTTACAGCAACATGAAATTAACCCACATCATGTCACCAAGTCTTCAAGAAATAGCTACTTAAGTAAGATTTAAAGCGGATAAGAAATAagcatatacatacatacacatatatatatatatatatatctatctatatatataaagcgtcTATGAGACGGAAAATCttgttttaacattttttcCCAGTTAGAGTTAACGCCAAGTTAACACCGTATCATCGTCTCCCATCACGAACCATTGAGATTTCCAAAACTTTAGTCTCGGGTTTGCATCATCGGGTTTTGCAGTCTCTCTCTCGAGCTCGCACACACACAGTACTAGCTATGTTTCTGCTTTCTTGCTTTGAACTCAAgctcaaagaagaaaatgaaagcttggaatctcaaaatcaaacaacTCAAGCAATCTCAACACAAATGACTGATCAATATATCTTTTAACAAGCTTGGAATCTGTCTACGGTGAAGCcacaaatctcaataaaaactCGTATAAATTATCTGGAAATGGACTTCGTTCAATGTCTTCCCCAACAAAGCCAGTACCACAGCTTTGGGGGAAAAAGGTTAGATTCACAGAAccaaaaaaaatcagagaaCGAAAATCAGAGAACCAATTGTGGCATTCACAGAGATCGGGTTATGCTAGattaaaagaaccaaaaaaaaaaaattaatacctaGAGATCGGCAAAACTGCTCCACCACCGCACCACGTAGAGAACCACGAACACACCGAGACAAaccatattaaaataaagaaatgaaaccaaaaaaaaaaaaataatggctAGAGATCTGCAAAACTGCTCCACCAACGCACCACAACTTggatgtctctctctctatccactAACGTGATTAGAATAATGGAAGATTTGCTAGCTGGGTTCACgcacaagaagaagaagaagcagcggACGGAATTGCTAGCTGGGTTTGAgaccgaagaagaagaagaagcagcggACGGAATTGCTAGCTGGGTTCACgcacaagaagaagaagaagaagaagaagaagaagaagaagcagcagcagtGGATGGAATTGCTAGCTGGGTTTGaaaccgaagaagaagaagtggacGGCGCgcaggagaaaaagaaataaagcccTTAGGGCTATggccaaaacggcgccgtttaaaGACAAAGGGGGGACTAGGCTGAAGGCTACGGGCTTGGCTTCAATTCCGAATGGGTTGGGcccaaaagagaataaaacataCTAAAATAAGCCCAATCTGAAAAAGAAtggtccaataaaaaaaaacacattaaaataagaaaataaatttcacaacttagtaatcctaagtaccaaaattttataaacagaatcacaatagtgaaatattctcaataagattatacagttatccagcaaaatatatagaaaaataaggaaaataaatctcatttggcccaaaacacGCCATTAAATACCATCATCTTGATGATGCAAACTCAATCATTTTGTTAAAGTACTGATCGTagtagttaatttgtttgttaaagttcatttataatattcttttaattatattacttatataaaagttgaagcaaTGTCTTCTAAGTTATATATGccatcaactatttttacaaattttataaaaaaatatattatttttataaaataactatttgatCTAACTAAgtaaacgtgctttgcacgttgctttgacctagtatatatatatatatatatatatatatatatatatatatgagttctagaacattaatatttgttcgaatgAATTACTCAGTTAAcgttgaatactcaataaatattatcgATGGCCATTTTATGATCGCGAACACATGCTTATATATGTCTTTAATAAAgtcccaaattgagttcttacAAGAACTTTAGAAATCGAGTCCCTGATCCATTTAGATCACAAggtaaagaaaagaataatcaatAACAGGCAAAGCCCATCAAATATCGATGAGTGTTCGCCATTAATGTTATTAATTCACACGCAttaacaaattcacaaaataaaacaacatatataatgAACTACGCTTTGCAGGTATAGGAAGCGGTCAGCTCCGTTTGCAGCCATGCCAACTGATCCTGAACGCTGTGGAGTTGATTTCTTTCATAATTTACGCGTAGCTACACATCCCGTACACACATAAACTCCCTTTCTTGCACTTGTTGCCGCAGCTTCCGCAATGCTTTTTGTTGGACCTGGGGTTCACACACTGACCTTTGCAGCAAAGCTCGGAGTACTTGCATTTCTTCCCACATTTCCCACAGTTGAGTCTGTCTGTCATCACATTAACGCATTTCTTCTTGCAGCAATCCGGCCCCGTGCTGCCCTTGACATGACAAACCCTAGGGTACTTGTCGCATGTCATAGGGACCCGGGGTTTGATCTGAGACAGAAAGCGGATGGACCCTCGAAGAGAAGTTGGTTCTTGGCCAGTTTCAGCCGGAGAAAGATCATCAGAAGTTTCATCATTATAAGTAGTTTCATTGTCTTCCTCAAGGGACAATTCATCGCGAGATTGTATGGCTGAAAGAGAAATAGCGGCCAATGCCATAAGAATGGCCAGCACTAAGCATGTCTTTAGAGACTTCATGTTTCGTGGGTATGTGTACGTGCTTGCTAAGAAAGGAATAGAGAATTTCAATCTGAATGAACTAATTAATGtgaatgaagaaaagaagaagaagagaaattaataaatatgctTTGGATGGGAAATAATGGAGGGAGCGAAAGAGGTATTTATAGAGAAGATTGAAGCTGGCCGAAAAAGGCGACGTGTTGGGTTGGAAAAAGTGtaaaatattctattttctaTTACCGTTTACTGATAGTGGGGTGGTCTAATTCAACGGCCACATGCATGAGATTCAAGTAAACGAACGTTAGG
This genomic interval from Juglans regia cultivar Chandler chromosome 3, Walnut 2.0, whole genome shotgun sequence contains the following:
- the LOC108979225 gene encoding stigma-specific STIG1-like protein 1; translation: MKSLKTCLVLAILMALAAISLSAIQSRDELSLEEDNETTYNDETSDDLSPAETGQEPTSLRGSIRFLSQIKPRVPMTCDKYPRVCHVKGSTGPDCCKKKCVNVMTDRLNCGKCGKKCKYSELCCKGQCVNPRSNKKHCGSCGNKCKKGSLCVYGMCSYA